acaggaagttTGGAGGGACACTATAAAGTGATGCCCAAGTTGCATTGATGGGGTGAATAAATTGGTAGAGGACAGTCCTGGTTACCAGACAATGTTTTGATGCTTATCAGATTTTTGAGTTGTATCAGGTCCGGGCTtctgtaataaaagtgatcactaAGTGTAGAGCAGAGTCCTGGACACTATCATTGATACTTGTTATAGAATGGAGACTATAAAGGAAGGACATCTTCCTGCATTTCTGGATCTggttaaaagaaaagaaaactatgggagacatttatcaaactggtgtaaagtagaactggcttagttgcccaaagcaaccaatcaaattcctcctttcattttccagtttgataaatgacccctatgtGTGTTTGTAGATTAATATGAATGTTATACATTTTTCTACTTTGTCTTTTCACAAATATCCACTTTTTATTATCACAGAAAATCTCAGTAGGAACTCTGAAGAAAACTTCATGTTATCACAGAATGATAAAGTAGAAGATGAAGATCTCATGCAGTGCTCGTCACGAGAAAACCTCATTACCAGAAATGTGCATCCTGGACTTCATAATACAGATCTGTCATATTATACAGCTAAGTgtgaggaaccttctcctgatCAATCACAAATTGGTGCCACAAGTACAGATCATAAAGAGGAAACAAGTTTTCAGTGCTGGGAATGTGGCAAACAGTTTTCATACCGCTCAGGTCTTCTTATGCACAGAAGAATTCACATAGAACCGAAGCTGtactcctgttcagaatgtgggaaacgtttCGCAGACAAACCAAGGCTTGTTGCCCATGAAAAAATTCACTCAagtgagaagccatattcatgttcggaatgtgggaaatgttttgccaaTCTATCAactcttgttagacatgagataactcacacaggagagaagccatattcatgtttagaatgtgggaaaagttatacaGATAAATCACAACTTGTTAACCATGAGAGACTTCACAAAGGAGAGAGGCCGTATTCATGTTTATTATGTGGGCAACGTTTTAGCTATAAATCACACCTTGATTATCATGAGAgcagtcacacaggagaaaagccatacccatgttctgaatgtgagaaatgttttcctAATAAAGCACGACTTGCTAAACATAAGagagttcacacaggagagaggccgtattcatgttcagaatgtgggaaatgctttgcaGTGAAATCAGGTCTTTctgcacatcagagaattcacacaggagaaaagccatacccatgtcctgaatgtggaaaatgttttcatGTTAAATCAAAACTTGCTAGCCATAAGAGAGTTCATACAGGagaaaagccgtattcatgttcagaatgtgggaaatgtttctcaGAAAAAGCacctcttgttatacatcagagaattcatacaggtgagaagccatattcatgtttagaatgtgggaaatgttatgcaaataaatcaagtcttgttacccacgagaaaactcacacaggagagaagccatattcatgtttagaatgtgggaaaagttacacATATAAATCAGATCTTATTGTACATGAGAGAACTCACACTGGAGAGAGGCcgtattcatgtttagaatgtgggaaaagttacacATATAGATCACTACTTCTTAACCATGAGagagttcacacaggagagaggccgtattcatgttcattaTGTGGGAAACGTTTTAGATATAGATCAAATCTTAGTTATCACAAGAGAAGTCACACAGAAGAAAAGTAATACCCATGTTCTGAATATGAGAAATGTTTTCCTGTGTGAGAGTTaggtttttaaataaaatgtataaaccaTGTACTACTTATAtttgaccactagagggcagctAAAAAGCTATGTAAGGgtgtgttcacatcaccgttttgaTTTCCgttatcagacggatccgtttttttacacaaCGGAAACGTCTGACTAACAGAAAGCAACTAAAGCGacattgttcttttccttatcatccaccatgacggctaccatagagAGATT
The sequence above is a segment of the Bufo bufo chromosome 4, aBufBuf1.1, whole genome shotgun sequence genome. Coding sequences within it:
- the LOC120998353 gene encoding oocyte zinc finger protein XlCOF6.1-like isoform X2 — its product is MEASFTSAENLSRNSEENFMLSQNDKVEDEDLMQCSSRENLITRNVHPGLHNTDLSYYTAKCEEPSPDQSQIGATSTDHKEETSFQCWECGKQFSYRSGLLMHRRIHIEPKLYSCSECGKRFADKPRLVAHEKIHSSEKPYSCSECGKCFANLSTLVRHEITHTGEKPYSCLECGKSYTDKSQLVNHERLHKGERPYSCLLCGQRFSYKSHLDYHESSHTGEKPYPCSECEKCFPNKARLAKHKRVHTGERPYSCSECGKCFAVKSGLSAHQRIHTGEKPYPCPECGKCFHVKSKLASHKRVHTGEKPYSCSECGKCFSEKAPLVIHQRIHTDPFGICVLITDPFVSATLRDSFPLKFYHNLL
- the LOC120998353 gene encoding zinc finger protein 501-like isoform X1, which encodes MEASFTSAENLSRNSEENFMLSQNDKVEDEDLMQCSSRENLITRNVHPGLHNTDLSYYTAKCEEPSPDQSQIGATSTDHKEETSFQCWECGKQFSYRSGLLMHRRIHIEPKLYSCSECGKRFADKPRLVAHEKIHSSEKPYSCSECGKCFANLSTLVRHEITHTGEKPYSCLECGKSYTDKSQLVNHERLHKGERPYSCLLCGQRFSYKSHLDYHESSHTGEKPYPCSECEKCFPNKARLAKHKRVHTGERPYSCSECGKCFAVKSGLSAHQRIHTGEKPYPCPECGKCFHVKSKLASHKRVHTGEKPYSCSECGKCFSEKAPLVIHQRIHTGEKPYSCLECGKCYANKSSLVTHEKTHTGEKPYSCLECGKSYTYKSDLIVHERTHTGERPYSCLECGKSYTYRSLLLNHERVHTGERPYSCSLCGKRFRYRSNLSYHKRSHTEEK